A genomic region of Sarcophilus harrisii chromosome 6, mSarHar1.11, whole genome shotgun sequence contains the following coding sequences:
- the AFP gene encoding alpha-fetoprotein, which produces MKWETSILLLILFGFAEPKILHSSSSDIVSTTNPPQCSTEGNLVDIATIFFAQFIPEATYQEVSKLVKDFLADFERPVANEDPKDCLERQLSALLEEICHEKDISEKYGLADCCSKAGGNRLECLLAHKRRSSAASIPEFQIPDPSQSCKAHQENRVNFMNRCIYEISRRHPFLYAPAILSLAARYDQIIFNCCQAENAMECFHTKAAPVLKDLRESSSISQHICGILRKFGDRTFKAIMLTKLSQKFPKANFTVIQNLVLDGAHVHMECCNGNVPECLQDKNEIMSYVCSQKDILSNQVQECCSLPLRDRGECIVGAENDGQPEGLSPNLRGFLEETKFHLYSSAEKDLFLARFVYEYSRRHQELPVPVILRIAKGYQIALEKCPQTENPLECRDKEEEEINKHIQESRALAKRSCGLFQKLGEYHLQNGFLVTYTKKAPQLTAEELIGYTKKMAATASVCCQLSEDRQLACGESAADLIIGQLCARHEAQPINDGVAHCCDFSYAHRRPCFSNFVKDEKYVPPPFSYEQFKFQQDLCQAQGEELQKKKQEFLINLVKQKPNITEEQLKAVIADFTGLLEKCCKGKEEACFEEEGPKLISKTQEAF; this is translated from the exons ATGAAGTGGGAAACTTCTATTCTCTTGCTGATTCTATTCGGTTTTGCTGAACCAAAAATACTACATTCAAGTTCCTCAGATATAG TTTCAACAACAAATCCTCCCCAATGCTCAACAGAAGGAAATTTGGTTGACAT TGCTACCATATTTTTTGCCCAGTTTATTCCAGAAGCTACTTATCAGGAAGTAAGCAAACTGGTTAAAGATTTCCTAGCTGATTTTGAGAGACCTGTGGCTAATGAAGACCCCAAAGACTGTTTAGAAAGACAG CTATCTGCCCTGTTGGAAGAAATTTGTCATGAAAAAGATATCTCTGAAAAGTATGGACTTGCTGACTGCTGCAGCAAAGCTGGAGGCAACAGATTAGAGTGTTTGCTGGCTCACAAACGGAGGAGCAGTGCAGCATCCATCCCAGAATTCCAAATTCCAGACCCTAGCCAGAGCTGCAAAGCCCATCAGGAGAATCGAGTGAATTTCATGAATAG ATGTATTTATGAAATATCCAGAAGGCACCCATTCCTCTATGCACCTGCAATCCTTTCTTTGGCAGCCCGATACGACCAGATAATCTTCAATTGTTGCCAAGCTGAAAATGCAATGGAATGCTTCCATACCAAG GCAGCACCGGTCttaaaagatttaagagaaaGCAGTTCAATCAGCCAACACATCTGTGGGATCCTGAGGAAGTTTGGAGATCGGACTTTTAAAGCCAT aatGCTTACCAAGCTGAGTCAAAAGTTCCCCAAAGCTAACTTTACTGTAATTCAGAATCTGGTGCTGGATGGTGCCCATGTCCACATGGAATGTTGTAATGGCAATGTGCCAGAGTGTCTGCAAGATAAG aatgAAATTATGTCCTATGTCTGTTCCCAAAAAGATATCTTGTCAAATCAAGTCCAAGAATGCTGTTCATTGCCTTTAAGAGATCGGGGTGAATGCATAGTTGGTGCAGAAAATGATGGTCAGCCAGAAGGATTATCTCCCAATCTAAGAGGATTTTTAGAAGAAACAAAGTTCCACCTATATTCTTCAGCGGAAAAAGATCTCTTTTTGGCAAG GTTTGTGTATGAATACTCAAGACGACACCAGGAGCTTCCCGTCCCAGTGATTTTGAGGATTGCCAAAGGATACCAGATAGCTTTGGAAAAGTGCCCCCAAACTGAAAATCCTTTGGAGTGTCGCGACAAAGAG gaagaagaaataaacaaacatattCAGGAAAGTCGAGCACTGGCCAAACGGAGCTGTGGGCTCTTCCAGAAACTAGGagaatatcatttgcaaaatgg ATTTCTGGTGACTTATACTAAGAAAGCCCCACAACTGACTGCGGAAGAGCTGATTGGCTACACCAAGAAAATGGCAGCCACTGCATCCGTATGCTGCCAGCTTAGTGAGGACAGGCAACTGGCCTGTGGAGAGAGTGCG GCTGACCTTATTATTGGGCAGTTATGTGCAAGGCATGAAGCCCAGCCTATAAATGATGGTGTGGCCCATTGCTGTGATTTTTCCTATGCTCACAGAAGACCTTGTTTCAGCAACTTtgtgaaagatgaaaaatatgttCCTCCCCCATTCTCTTACGAACAATTCAAGTTCCAACAAGATCTTTGCCAGGCTCAGGGGGAAGAACTGCAAAAGAAGAAGCAAGA GTTTCTGATTAATCTTGTCAAGCAAAAGCCAAATATAACAGAGGAACAACTGAAAGCAGTCATTGCAGACTTCACAGGCCTATTGGAGAAGTGCtgcaaaggaaaagaggaagccTGTTTTGAAGAAGAG ggTCCAAAACTGATTTCAAAAACCCAAGAGGCTTTTTAA